Part of the Flavobacterium sp. KS-LB2 genome is shown below.
CAGTTTTACAGATATGCAGGAATTTGACCAAGCTTGGGTTTTGAGTCGGATGCGTGTTGAAATCTCTAGATTACCAAAATGGGGAGATACTGTAACCGTAAAAACATGGATCAATTCCTTAGAAAACTCCCGTTCCGTGCGAGCACTTGAAATGCATGTCAATGGAGAGAAAATTGTGGGTTCTGAGACTTTTTGGGCGGTATTCAACACTAAAAAACGTAGGCCAGAAGGATTGGCTTTACCGTTTGAACATTTTGAATTGTATCCTGAAAAAAGAGCTACTCTTGAAGGTTTTTCTAAAATTAACTTCAATCAAGAGAAAGAAATTGTTTTTGAAAAAAAGGTATTTCTATCAGATTTAGACATTGTAAATCATGTCAATAATGTCAAATATCTGGAATGGTGTTTGGATTTAGTAGATCCAAAATTAATTCTCAATCAAAAAATTGACAGTTTAGAAATGAATTTCTTAAAGGAATTATCACTCAACGATACCGTCATTATTCATGAAAGTATTACGGATAGTGAAACTGTTTTTAGTATTACAAAAGAAGATAAAACAAGTTTTGCTTTACAGTTGAATTGGCGATAACTCCAACTCAATTAAACTTTAGTCTAAATTTTCTGGTATTATATAAAATTTCTTTATTCTACGAAATCCTAGCCCTAATAGCAGTAAAAATCCTTTTTTCTCGTTTCTTTAACGAGGAAAAAGATTGTAACCTCCCGAAGCATCGGGAGCAGGAAATAGCTCTAAAAAAAGCCTCAATTTCT
Proteins encoded:
- a CDS encoding acyl-[acyl-carrier-protein] thioesterase; the encoded protein is MPISHNFTSILSKDWEINFTQCAPNGYLKYTDLCNILQLTAAAHSEVGGISFTDMQEFDQAWVLSRMRVEISRLPKWGDTVTVKTWINSLENSRSVRALEMHVNGEKIVGSETFWAVFNTKKRRPEGLALPFEHFELYPEKRATLEGFSKINFNQEKEIVFEKKVFLSDLDIVNHVNNVKYLEWCLDLVDPKLILNQKIDSLEMNFLKELSLNDTVIIHESITDSETVFSITKEDKTSFALQLNWR